ATGGTGAATACCCTGATAGTGCTGTAATCACAAACAAGGCTGCTGAATCAACTCCACATGATATTTCAGAAATGCCATTAGACTTCCAACCAGGTCTATTAAGCTATGATGCTAAAAATGACCATTCAGAAAAAGTTTCTGCTGATGGTTTAACGGCTGACCAAGTTCAAGTATTACGGGCATTAGCTCTTTCATGGGAAAATGGTTTCCGTAACAATGTTTTCCAAAACTACCGTGAATTTTACAATGTGGTTAATAAGAATGATGGTTTTGTAAACGTTGCTCCAGTTGATTTAGTAAGTACTGACTTTACTGATAACATTGCAAATCAAGTTGTTGCTAACCGGACAAAGTACAATATTGATAATAATAGCCATACTGTTATCAGCAGTGGAATGCCTGCCGAAGCAACTTATACTAGCGTTATTAATGATGCAACCAAGAACTTGAAAAAGAATTTAACAAGTGAATTCAATGGTAAGACAGTTTACACTGACGTTAACGAAAACTTGACTACTATGCAAGCTGGAACGCCAACCCTTCTTAATTACGCTATTAATCTCTACAACTCAATGCAGGGTATGTACTATGGTGAATTAGTAAACCCAACACACATCGGTGGACATGCAGTTAACCTTCTTTGTGCTGGTGTTCGAACTGTGGGAATTGGTTTCCAAAAGTTGACTGATGAAATGACTGCTAAGAATGGATCAGGTGTTTCTGATCGCAAGAACCCATCATATGCTGTAACGTTTGATCATGTCGGATTTAACATTGATCATGATGCTAACTTAACTAAAGAAGTTCAAAAACGTAATGTATGGGGTACTTCAACTGTTGATGCGCAATTAAATACTATTAAGACTGCTCAATATCACGTTAATAAGGTACCAGGCACAAAGACAGTTACGCCAACTGCTACTGATGTGCAAAAAGCTACTGCTAGCGAACAACAAAAATTAGCTGATGTTAAGGCACAAGCACAACAATCCCTTGATGCGTTAGCTAGTGCCCACCAGTCTAGCTTAAATAAGCTTGCACAACAATATAAGGATGCGAAGGCTCAAGTAAAGGCTAACTATGATGTTGCAGTTACTAAGGCAGCTAGTGTTCGTGACGCTAAGATCGCCAACATCAAGAAAGCTGAAAATGTAAAGCTTGATGCTAAGATTAATGAACTTGTTCCAAGCGTTGATCCACAAATCAAGCAATTACAAGATCAACACCAAGCAGTTATTGCTCATGGTGATGCTGTTCTTGTTGAACTAAAGGCTGAAAATAAGGCTGCTTATAACAAACTTGCTGAACAATTCAATGTTCAATTAGCAGCTATTCAACGGCGTGAAAATGCTAAAAGAGCTAATGAAGTTCGTTTAGCAAATAATACTGTTGTCCTTCCTTCAGCAGTGAAAGTTGCTAATGACGGTAATATTGATACTGTTGCCTTCTCAACAGCTTCAAACTCTCTACAAGCTGAAACTACTGGACGTGTTCAAACTGTTTCAGCACCATCAATTGTAAAGACAGCTACACAAACACCTATTGCGGTTGCACCAGTTGTTACTACAGTAAATCATGCTGCTGAAAACACTGTTAAGAGTAATGAAAGTTCAGCTCCAGTTGTAACACAAACCACTGCAGTTGCTGCTACTACAAATAATGGTACACAAACATCGGTTGCTTCTACTGCTGATAACAAAGCCACTAAAGCAGACAACAGTGAGAAGTCAGTTGTAAAAGCTGGTACTGTTGCTAAGAAGCAAACTCCTGCTAAGAAGAGTGAATCATCACAAAAGGTTGATCAATCTTCTATGTCAATTGTTGCTTTAGCTGCCACTGCATTACTTGGTACACTTGGTATCACTTACAGTTCAAAGAAGCGCCACAACTAAATGGCTCAAAACCCAATGAATCCATTTGACAACGACATGAATGACATCTTTAATCAATTAATGGGTGGCATGAATGGTTTCAATTCTGATAATCGGCGTTACCTAATCAATGGTCGTGAAGTGACACCAGAAGAATTTGCTGAATATCGTAGAACTGGTCAATTGCCAGGCAGTGCAAATCCTCAACAAGGTGGGCAACCTGGCCCTCAACCTAACGCAGGTAAGGACAGTATCTTACACAAGTTAGGTCGAAACTTAACTCAAGAAGCTCGTGAACATGAACTTGACCCTGTTATTGGTCGGAACAAGGAAATCCAAGAAACAGCTGAAATTTTAAGCCGGCGGACAAAGAACAACCCTGTATTAGTTGGGGACGCTGGTGTTGGTAAGACTGCTGTTGTTGAAGGATTAGCACAAGCAATTGTTTCCGGCGATGTACCAGCTGCTATCAAGGACAAGGAAATTATCAGTATCGATATTTCTGGTCTTGAAGCAGGTACCCAATACCGTGGTAGCTTTGAAGAAAACATGCAAAAGTTGGTTGATGAAGTCAAGAAGGCTGGAAACATCATCCTCTTCTTTGATGAAATTCACCAAATTATCGGTGCCGGTTCAACTGGTGATTCTAGTGGTTCTAAGGGTATGTCTGACATTATTAAGCCAGCATTATCCCGTGGTGAACTAACAGTTATCGGTGCAACTACTCAAGATGAATACCGGAACACTATTATGAAGGATGCTGCATTAGCACGGCGGTTCAATGCTGTTACTGTTAATGCTCCAAGCAAGGCTGATACTGTAGCTATTCTTAAAGGTATCCGTGACTTGTACGAACGTCACCACAATGTAAAGTTACCAGATGACGTTCTCCAAGCTGCTGTTGATTACTCTGTTCAATACATGCCACAACGTGCATTACCTGACAAGGCTATCGACTTAATCGATATGACTGCTGCTCACTTAGCAGCAAAGCATCCTGCACGTGATGCTAAGGCAATTGAAAAAGATATCGAAGCAGAAGAAAAGAAGCAAAAAGCTGCTGCTAAGAAAGAAGATTACAAGGCTGCTCAAGATGCCAAGGAAAAGATTGCTGACTTGAAGAAGCAATTGAGCGAAAACTCTGAATCTGAAAAGGTTACTGCTACTCCAGAAGATGTTGCTAAGGCTGTAGAACAAATTACTGGAATTCCAGTTTCAAAGATTGGTGCTAGTGACGTTGAACGTCTAAAGGACATGGACAAGCGGCTTGAAGGCAAGGTTATTGGCCAAGACAAAGCTGTTGAAGCAGTTGCTCGTGCTATTCGTCGTAACCGTGCTGGATTTGACGAAGGCGATTCACCAATTGGTAGTTTCCTCTTTGTTGGACCTACTGGTGTTGGTAAGACTGAACTTGCTAAGCAATTAGCCCTTGATATGTTTGGCAGCAAAGACGATATTATTCGGTTAGATATGTCTGAATACTCTGACCGGACAGCTGTATCTAAGATGATCGGTGCTACTGCTGGTTATGTTGGTTATGAGGACAACGGTAATACCTTGACTGAAAAGGTTCGTCGTCACCCTTATTCAATTATTCTTCTTGATGAAATTGAAAAGGCTAACCCACAAGTTATCACCCTCTTGCTTCAAGTACTTGATGATGGTCGCTTAACTGATGGACAAGGTAACACTATTGACTTTAAGAATACTGTTATCATTGCTACATCAAACGCCGGCTACTCCAACGATGCTCCAGTTAAGATGGGTCGGAACGAAGATGAAGAAGACTTAATTAAGAAGTTGACTACTTACTTCCGTCCTGAATTCTTGAACCGGTTCAACGCCATTGTTGAATTCCACAGTTTGACTAAGGAAGACTTGAAGCAAATCGTTGACTTAATGCTTGCTGAAGTTAACCGGACATTAGCTAAGAAGGGAATGCATGTTAAGGTTACTGATGCTGCAAAGCAATACCTTATTGATGAAGGCTACGATGAAGCCATGGGTGCTCGTCCTCTTCGTCGGGTTATCGAACGTGAAATCCGTGATAAGGTAACTGATTACTACCTTGACCACCTCGATGCAAAGAACCTTGTTGCTGAAATGAAGAATGGCCAACTTGTAATTGTTGACGCTAAGGACGCCTCAAAAGACGATAGTAAAGAATATACCTCACCATCTGAAAAGAAGGAAGAAGACAAGAAGTCTGACGAAGATAAGAAAGACGAAAAGTAAATGCGGATCGACATCAAACATTATTTGAAAGTTAACCACTTGACCATTTATCAAGTTTCCAAGCGTTCCGGTTACGGCTACACGACTTTACACAAATCGTTTAACAAACCACAGTCTAGTTCGACCTCGCTTAACCTGCGTGATCTTGATGCCTTGGCTCGTGCTCAGGACAAGAGCATGTGGAAGGTCCTTAAAGAACTAGAAGAGCATTACCTCGAATGAATGCCAGCTACTAAAAAAGAAATCCTTAATCGTCTTAACAATAATTTCACTAAACTCACTCCTGGTGGAATCCGCGAATTTGATTATCAGGTAAGCTCAATCCCTGGCATCATTAAACTAACATTAGGTGAACCAGACTTTAATGTACCAGCCGCGATGAAGCAGGCCGCAATCGATAGCATCAATACCAATGATTCACACTATGCTCCGGGAAGTGGAACCTTAGCACTACGCCAAGCCATCGCTCATTTTATGCAAGATCGTTACCAGCTAGAATACGATCCAGAAAACGAAATTGCGGTTACAGTTGGTGCAACAGAGGGAATTTTCGCTTCTCTTTCTACCATTATTAATCCTGGTGACGAAATTATCATTCCAACCCCAACTTTCCCCTTCTACATGGCTGTCACAAAGATTCTTGGTGGGATTCCGATTGAAGTTGATACAAGCAGCGATGATTTTATTCTCACACCCGCAAGACTCCAAAGCGTCCTAGAGGAACATCCTAACGCAAAGGGACTAGTTCTTAACTACCCCTCCAACCCAACTGGTGTTACTTACACCCAAGATCAAATTAAAGCATTAGCCGATACGGTTAAATCAACTAACCTGATCGTAATTGCAGATGAAATTTACTCGGAACTTGTTTACGGAGCTACTCATACTTCAATCGCTAATTACATCCCCGAACAAACGCTAATTTTAAATGGTGCCTCAAAGTCACATGCAATGACTGGGTACCGCATTGGTTTTATCGCTGGGCCACAAGAATTGATGAAATCAGTCAGTGCCATTCACGCGATGTTAGTAACCGCTGCTTCTAATCCAGCAATGGCCGCTGCAGTAGCCGCATTTGGTACTAACGAAGGAAAAGCAGCTACTCAAGAAATGAAAGATGCCTATGAGCAACGACGAGATTTTGTTGTTAATAACCTCCAAAAATTAGGGTTCGAGCTGATTAATCCTCAAGGAGCCTTCTACGTATTTGCCAAGATTCCTGAACAATATGGTAATGATGACCTTAAATTTGCGACAGATCTTGCCAATGAAGGAAAAGTTGCTGTAATTCCTGGTTCCTTCTTCGGTGCTGGCGGTCAAGGTTACGTCCGAATCAGTTACGCCACCAGTATGGAAAATCTAACCAGAGCTCTTGATAACATTGCAGCCTTCATTAATAAGGAGGATTAAATGACAAAAATCTTAATGACTAGTGTGCGGGACGATGAACAAACCGCCATTAACAAATACGCAAAAGAACATAATATCGAAATCATCACAACGCCGAAATTGATTGACGATGCTGTTGAATTAACTGCCGATGTTGATGGACTCGTGATTCAGCAACGTAGTAAAGTTCCGGCTGATATTTATGAAAAGCTCCATACCAATGGGCTCAAACAGATTGCAACGCGGACAGCTGGATTTGACATGGTCGACATCAAAAAGGCTAACGAAAATGACCTAGTCGTGACCAATGTACCAGCATATTCACCGCGGAGTGTCGCCGAGTTTGCATTAATGCAGATTTTCCGGTTGCTTCGGAAAACCTACCGCTTTGACCACCAAGTCGCCGAAAATGACTTCCGCTGGTTTAGTGATGAACAATCAACGGAAATTCATACTGCCACGATTGGAATTATTGGTGTTGGACGCATTGGCGGAACCCTGGCAAAGCTTCTTCATGCATTAGGTGCCACTGTTCTTGGTTATGACACGAATCCGCGCACTGACCTCGATGGAATTGTCCAGTTCGTTTCTAAAGAAGAATTACTAAAGCAAGCCGATGTTGTTAGTCTCCACGTCGATTTAAATCCAACTTCTAAAGATTTATTGACTGCTAACGACTTTGAAATGATGAAACCAACTGCCGGTTTAGTCAATGCTAGTCGTGGTCCAGTCGTTAATACAGCTGATTTAGTTGCCGCCCTAAAAAAGGGAACAATTGCAGCTGCCGCCCTTGATACTTTTGAAGGTGAAGAAACGGTGGCGGCCACAAATCGTCGAGAAAAAGGGCTTGATGATCAGCCCCTTGTTAAAGAATTACACGAAATGGATAATGTTATTCTTACGCCTCACATTGCCTTCTTTACTAATTTAGCGGTCAAAAATATGGTGGATATTTCACTTGATGATGTGATGGCAATCCTTAATGGCGAAAAATCATCACATGAAATCACCTTATAAATGAGTAAATATAAAGTAACAGCAACTAAGACAACAACGGGGATGCAAGTTTCAGCAGGTACCCGTGGTTTTGAAATTACCTTTGATGAACCTGAAAGTACAAATACGGGGATGAATCCAGTAGAAATTCTCCTTGCGTCATTTGGTGCCTGCCAAGCAATTACTGCTCAGGCATTAGCTAAAAAACGTAACTTTGACTTACGAGCTTTTTGGGTAACAATCGAAGGTGACCTTGGCCGTGAAGACGTTGCTGATGGTAAGAATGTTCGTAAGTTTACTGAGATCCGTTACCAACCACATCTTCGCAGCAGCGAGTCTGATGAAGACATCAAGAAGTTCCTCGCTGACGTTGCCGCAAAGTGTCCCGTGGAAAACACTCTGACCTACGGAACGAAATTTGTTCAAGATGGATTTGTAAAAGTTGATTAGATGAAAGTAAAGTTTAACCGTAATTTTTATACTGATCCTAGTTTTTATATCTATTTTATTGTTACATTCTTTTGGATTTTAGATATTCCGGATGCAAGCGATGTTTATGAAAAAAGTATCTGTATTGTTTTTACAGTTATTGGGATCTTTGCTACTATCAAGATTTTATTTAAAAAGTAAAAAAAGGTGGATTATAGAATGAAGTTAGCCACCTAATTGGTGGTAAATGCAAAAACGCCATTCGGCGTGACATCAGGTATCATATTAAGTGAATCAAACCTATATGAAAGGATGTCCGTCAAATGACGCACTTACTTCAAATCACATCGTGATTGAAGACCCTACACATTTGATTCGTCGAAACTTTGTTCAGTTTTCAAAGGTCTACCCGTTGGCTAATCAAGCAGCCAATCAACACGTTTATTATAACATATATCAGTTCAGTTTGTCAAGAAGAAAATTTAATTAATTTTGATTTTCTTTTGATCGATAGCTCAATCAGCAACTTTATTAATATATCATGTCATCAAGTGGATGTCAAATGGAATTTAATTGGATATATGATCATCGCACACCACGGAAATTACGATCGGCATTAAAAATGTATGGGGTTTCTTCTTCGTTATTAAAAGTAGCCATATACCATGGAGGAAAAATGCAAATAAATGGGGTAGATAAGTGGGCAGTTGATACTGTTAATTACCACGATAAAGTAACATTAATTCTCCCTCCGGAAACTGCTAATGATAATGTGGATATCAGTGAGGCACCTATCGATATTATTTATGAAGATCAAGACTTTTTAATAATGAATAAGCCGGCAGGAGTAGCGACAGTTCCGGCTCATAACGTTCCGGTAGCCGATAGTTTGGTGAATCGGGTAAAAGGCTACTATAAGCGCCAAAATTATGAAAATCAGGTTACCCATGTTGCGACACGTTTAGACCGTGACACCAGCGGCTTAGTTGTTTTTCCTAAACACCGATTTGCTCATGCTGTCCTAGATGAACAGTTAAAAAAACATTTAGTTAAGAAAAACTATCTTGCTCT
The genomic region above belongs to Limosilactobacillus reuteri and contains:
- a CDS encoding aminotransferase class I/II-fold pyridoxal phosphate-dependent enzyme; this translates as MPATKKEILNRLNNNFTKLTPGGIREFDYQVSSIPGIIKLTLGEPDFNVPAAMKQAAIDSINTNDSHYAPGSGTLALRQAIAHFMQDRYQLEYDPENEIAVTVGATEGIFASLSTIINPGDEIIIPTPTFPFYMAVTKILGGIPIEVDTSSDDFILTPARLQSVLEEHPNAKGLVLNYPSNPTGVTYTQDQIKALADTVKSTNLIVIADEIYSELVYGATHTSIANYIPEQTLILNGASKSHAMTGYRIGFIAGPQELMKSVSAIHAMLVTAASNPAMAAAVAAFGTNEGKAATQEMKDAYEQRRDFVVNNLQKLGFELINPQGAFYVFAKIPEQYGNDDLKFATDLANEGKVAVIPGSFFGAGGQGYVRISYATSMENLTRALDNIAAFINKED
- a CDS encoding OsmC family protein; this encodes MSKYKVTATKTTTGMQVSAGTRGFEITFDEPESTNTGMNPVEILLASFGACQAITAQALAKKRNFDLRAFWVTIEGDLGREDVADGKNVRKFTEIRYQPHLRSSESDEDIKKFLADVAAKCPVENTLTYGTKFVQDGFVKVD
- a CDS encoding transcriptional regulator is translated as MRIDIKHYLKVNHLTIYQVSKRSGYGYTTLHKSFNKPQSSSTSLNLRDLDALARAQDKSMWKVLKELEEHYLE
- a CDS encoding D-2-hydroxyacid dehydrogenase; its protein translation is MTKILMTSVRDDEQTAINKYAKEHNIEIITTPKLIDDAVELTADVDGLVIQQRSKVPADIYEKLHTNGLKQIATRTAGFDMVDIKKANENDLVVTNVPAYSPRSVAEFALMQIFRLLRKTYRFDHQVAENDFRWFSDEQSTEIHTATIGIIGVGRIGGTLAKLLHALGATVLGYDTNPRTDLDGIVQFVSKEELLKQADVVSLHVDLNPTSKDLLTANDFEMMKPTAGLVNASRGPVVNTADLVAALKKGTIAAAALDTFEGEETVAATNRREKGLDDQPLVKELHEMDNVILTPHIAFFTNLAVKNMVDISLDDVMAILNGEKSSHEITL
- a CDS encoding ATP-dependent Clp protease ATP-binding subunit; the encoded protein is MAQNPMNPFDNDMNDIFNQLMGGMNGFNSDNRRYLINGREVTPEEFAEYRRTGQLPGSANPQQGGQPGPQPNAGKDSILHKLGRNLTQEAREHELDPVIGRNKEIQETAEILSRRTKNNPVLVGDAGVGKTAVVEGLAQAIVSGDVPAAIKDKEIISIDISGLEAGTQYRGSFEENMQKLVDEVKKAGNIILFFDEIHQIIGAGSTGDSSGSKGMSDIIKPALSRGELTVIGATTQDEYRNTIMKDAALARRFNAVTVNAPSKADTVAILKGIRDLYERHHNVKLPDDVLQAAVDYSVQYMPQRALPDKAIDLIDMTAAHLAAKHPARDAKAIEKDIEAEEKKQKAAAKKEDYKAAQDAKEKIADLKKQLSENSESEKVTATPEDVAKAVEQITGIPVSKIGASDVERLKDMDKRLEGKVIGQDKAVEAVARAIRRNRAGFDEGDSPIGSFLFVGPTGVGKTELAKQLALDMFGSKDDIIRLDMSEYSDRTAVSKMIGATAGYVGYEDNGNTLTEKVRRHPYSIILLDEIEKANPQVITLLLQVLDDGRLTDGQGNTIDFKNTVIIATSNAGYSNDAPVKMGRNEDEEDLIKKLTTYFRPEFLNRFNAIVEFHSLTKEDLKQIVDLMLAEVNRTLAKKGMHVKVTDAAKQYLIDEGYDEAMGARPLRRVIEREIRDKVTDYYLDHLDAKNLVAEMKNGQLVIVDAKDASKDDSKEYTSPSEKKEEDKKSDEDKKDEK
- a CDS encoding RluA family pseudouridine synthase; its protein translation is MEFNWIYDHRTPRKLRSALKMYGVSSSLLKVAIYHGGKMQINGVDKWAVDTVNYHDKVTLILPPETANDNVDISEAPIDIIYEDQDFLIMNKPAGVATVPAHNVPVADSLVNRVKGYYKRQNYENQVTHVATRLDRDTSGLVVFPKHRFAHAVLDEQLKKHLVKKNYLALIKGKVPAEHGYIDAPIQRDPSSFVKRMVGKEGKASVTEYWRQECNVQASLIKIRLHTGRTHQIRVHFASLGFPLIGDKMYGEESGLIARQALHCYWLSFYSPFKGENITVLAPLPSDFKNAKDDLLSAKEY